A region from the Mya arenaria isolate MELC-2E11 chromosome 2, ASM2691426v1 genome encodes:
- the LOC128216998 gene encoding SPRY domain-containing SOCS box protein 3-like isoform X2, producing the protein MSAEEDSEDVKSLEDRPASSNAELDYESDDSGETENSDREEVASHLTVGSAKPVKGEAFCDCYKTGREKECVCGEDDSYFEWTWDSGSKSAASFLKHDQREVVFHVDYSCGTAAVRGSQPMCDDQYYWEVKMTTPVYGTDMMVGVGTVDLDLNKYRHKFCSLVGRDAESWGMSYTGMLHHKGLKQMYASKFGQGTIIGVHLDMWHGTLSFYKNRKPLGIAYRGLQGKKLYPVVSSTAARSGMKVIKCRSFKTSLQFMCCQVLRTVIPRHLDVLKVIDMPPGLREFLENNMSWLLQPNPIESPTPSYSEMFMRGQGVKRKFSSSDDDCDGSSTSSKNAR; encoded by the exons atgaGCGCAGAGGAAGACTCAGAAGATGTCAAGTCTTTAGAAGATCGTCCAGCAAGTAGTAACGCTGAACTTGATTACGAATCGGATGATAGCGGTGAGACGGAAAATTCGGACCGAGAAGAGGTCGCGTCACATTTGACAGTTGGATCTGCGAAACCAGTAAAAGGGGAAGCGTTCTGTGACTGCTATAAAACTGGGAGAGAAAAGGAGTGCGTGTGTGGAGAAGATGATTCTT ATTTTGAATGGACCTGGGACAGTGGTTCAAAATCTGCCGCAAGCTTTCTGAAACACGACCAGCGTGAGGTAGTGTTCCATGTTGACTACAGTTGTGGTACAGCTGCTGTGAGAGGCAGTCAGCCAATGTGTGATGACCAGTACTACTGGGAAGTGAAGATGACCACTCCTGTGTATGGCACTGACATG ATGGTCGGTGTTGGAACTGTTGATCTAGACCTGAACAAGTATCGACACAAGTTCTGCAGCCTTGTGGGCAGGGATGCAGAAAGCTGGGGCATGTCATACACTGGCATGCTGCACCACAAGGGACTCAAACAGATGTATGCCAGCAAGTTCGGCCAAGGAACAATTATTGGTGTCCACTTGGATATGTGGCATGGGAccttatcattttataaaaacagaaaaccGCTTG GTATAGCCTACAGGGGCCTTCAAGGGAAGAAGCTTTACCCGGTCGTCTCCTCGACAGCTGCGCGCAGTGGAATGAAAGTGATTAAGTGCAGATCGTTTAAGACTTCTCTCCAGTTTATGTGTTGTCAAGTACTACGGACTGTTATACCCCGACATTTAGATGTACTCAAAGTCATAGACATGCCGCCCGGGCTCCGGGAATTCCTTGAAAATAACATGAGCTGGCTTCTGCAGCCTAACCCCATTGAGAGCCCCACTCCGTCATATTCTGAAATGTTCATGAGGGGGCAGGGAGTGAAGCGCAAGTTTTCAAGTTCGGACGACGACTGTGATGGATCTTCTACGAGTAGTAAAAATGCGAGATAA
- the LOC128216998 gene encoding SPRY domain-containing SOCS box protein 3-like isoform X1, which yields MSAEEDSEDVKSLEDRPASSNAELDYESDDSGETENSDREEVASHLTVGSAKPVKGEAFCDCYKTGREKECVCGEDDSCKYFEWTWDSGSKSAASFLKHDQREVVFHVDYSCGTAAVRGSQPMCDDQYYWEVKMTTPVYGTDMMVGVGTVDLDLNKYRHKFCSLVGRDAESWGMSYTGMLHHKGLKQMYASKFGQGTIIGVHLDMWHGTLSFYKNRKPLGIAYRGLQGKKLYPVVSSTAARSGMKVIKCRSFKTSLQFMCCQVLRTVIPRHLDVLKVIDMPPGLREFLENNMSWLLQPNPIESPTPSYSEMFMRGQGVKRKFSSSDDDCDGSSTSSKNAR from the exons atgaGCGCAGAGGAAGACTCAGAAGATGTCAAGTCTTTAGAAGATCGTCCAGCAAGTAGTAACGCTGAACTTGATTACGAATCGGATGATAGCGGTGAGACGGAAAATTCGGACCGAGAAGAGGTCGCGTCACATTTGACAGTTGGATCTGCGAAACCAGTAAAAGGGGAAGCGTTCTGTGACTGCTATAAAACTGGGAGAGAAAAGGAGTGCGTGTGTGGAGAAGATGATTCTTGTAAGT ATTTTGAATGGACCTGGGACAGTGGTTCAAAATCTGCCGCAAGCTTTCTGAAACACGACCAGCGTGAGGTAGTGTTCCATGTTGACTACAGTTGTGGTACAGCTGCTGTGAGAGGCAGTCAGCCAATGTGTGATGACCAGTACTACTGGGAAGTGAAGATGACCACTCCTGTGTATGGCACTGACATG ATGGTCGGTGTTGGAACTGTTGATCTAGACCTGAACAAGTATCGACACAAGTTCTGCAGCCTTGTGGGCAGGGATGCAGAAAGCTGGGGCATGTCATACACTGGCATGCTGCACCACAAGGGACTCAAACAGATGTATGCCAGCAAGTTCGGCCAAGGAACAATTATTGGTGTCCACTTGGATATGTGGCATGGGAccttatcattttataaaaacagaaaaccGCTTG GTATAGCCTACAGGGGCCTTCAAGGGAAGAAGCTTTACCCGGTCGTCTCCTCGACAGCTGCGCGCAGTGGAATGAAAGTGATTAAGTGCAGATCGTTTAAGACTTCTCTCCAGTTTATGTGTTGTCAAGTACTACGGACTGTTATACCCCGACATTTAGATGTACTCAAAGTCATAGACATGCCGCCCGGGCTCCGGGAATTCCTTGAAAATAACATGAGCTGGCTTCTGCAGCCTAACCCCATTGAGAGCCCCACTCCGTCATATTCTGAAATGTTCATGAGGGGGCAGGGAGTGAAGCGCAAGTTTTCAAGTTCGGACGACGACTGTGATGGATCTTCTACGAGTAGTAAAAATGCGAGATAA